A window of the Phaseolus vulgaris cultivar G19833 chromosome 5, P. vulgaris v2.0, whole genome shotgun sequence genome harbors these coding sequences:
- the LOC137834245 gene encoding uncharacterized protein, which translates to MIVYAFKKGVRPESFSKTLNRSRPKTFAEIRRQAVEHIASEGETYEKCTTTMPARPKAHICTQPGRVHQAVTERKHFDRKRAYEPRRTQPKSRVEQGREASKPPRHNFVMELKDLIAIPSIADRLRPPIKADKVLGPRKESWCEFHKAFGHHINNCLALGYQLDELVKNGFLKDYLVEKQAGRPPGSEPGGSDGQQHEAPVLGEIHTIAGGFSGGGCTASQRKRYARSVMSVEVFEDHSPDVDITFTKQDLRDVVPHDNDPIVISLVTAGRTVHRVLVDQGSSADVMFWPTFERLQLSTDQLRPYGGCLYGFAGDQVEVRGYIELRTTFTDGTASRTEKIKYLVVNAPSAYNILLGRPTLNRIGAVPSTRHMKVNYLQWKG; encoded by the coding sequence atgattgtgtacgcattcaagaagggagTACGTCCCGAATCTTTCAGTAAAACGCTTAACCGTAGTCGCCCCAAAACCTTCGCTGAGATAAGGCGACaagcggtagaacatattgcctCGGAAGGCGAAACGTACGAGAAATGTACAACCACTATGCCAGCGCGCCCCAAGGCACATATATGCACGCAGCCTGGTCGGGTTCACCAAGCCGTCACAGAAAGGAAACACTTTGACAGGAAACGCGCTTACGAGCCACGAAGGACTCAACCTAAGAGTCGAGTAGAGCAGGGGAGAGAAGCAAGCAAGCCGCCAAGGCACAACTTCGTGATGGAACTCAAAGATCTGATCGCGATACCCAGCATAgccgacaggttgaggccaccgatCAAAGCTGATAAGGTGCTGGGGCCTCGCAAGGAgtcatggtgcgaattccacaaGGCGTTCGGGCACCATATCAACAACTGTCTGGCGCttggctatcagttggatgagctcgtgaagaatggtttcctgaaggattattTGGTGGAGAAACAGGCGGGACGACCACCAGGCTCGGAACCAGGCGGCAGTGATGGGCAGCAGCATGAGGCACCCGTCCTCGGtgaaatccacaccatagctggtgggtTCTCGGGCGGCGGGTGTACGGCGTCGCAGCGtaagaggtatgcgaggtctgtaatgtcagtggaagttttcgaggacCATTCgcccgatgtggacatcacgttcactaaGCAAGACCTCAGGGATGTTGTGccgcatgacaacgatcccattgtgatCTCGCTCGTCACGGCAGGAAGAACGGTTCATCGGGTCTTAGTcgatcaagggagctcggcagacgtgatgttctggccgaccttCGAAAGGCTACAACTATCCACAGATCAgttgaggccatatgggggctgcttataCGGTTTTGCGGGTGATCAAGTCGAAGTCAGGGGATACATTGAGTTAAGAacaacgttcacagatgggACCGCCTCGCgcacggagaaaatcaaataccttgtcgtgaacgccccttcagcatataatatcctattgggaaggccaacactcaataggataGGAGCTGTACCCtccacgaggcacatgaaggtaaattACCTTCAATGGAAGGGGTAA